ATTGAGTCTAAAAACACTAAAATTTCAGCCAAAATATTGTAACTTTAttctcaaatattttttttgctgtgcacacatatatatattatatatatacacacacacacacgtatatatatgtgtatatacatacacacatatgtgtatatacatatatatacacatgtatatatatatacacacacacatgtatatatatatgtgtatatatacatatatacatacacacatatgtgtatatatatatacatatatataaatacacatgtatatatatgtatatatacacacgtatatatatacgtgtgtatatatatatatatatatgtgtgtgtgttctgctatGCAAGACGTccaataaacaacaaacaattaaaaaatatgcaaaacaaaaaaacaacctgccaataactaataataatataacaaaatgAATGCAATAGAGTAAAAACTCCTCCAggttctgatgatgatgatgatgatgatgatgctcacCAGCACGATGGCGGAGCCGCACGTCAGCAGGATGCAGGCGGCGAAGAAGACGTTGAGCGGCCGCGGCGGCAACGAGGGGAACACGAAGGAGCTGATCACCgtcgtctggaggaggaggagccacggCATTACATACGCCCAGAGGGGtggagtcaccacacacacacacacaagtgatgcTGCAGAAGATTTGTACTCACGAGGACCACCAGCGACGTGAATCCCCCGACTGCCAGGTTGATGATCCGATCCTGCGAGAAAAGACCAAAGAGTTAAGAACAATAAACTCCGAGTGACGGTAACTCTGGGTGGTTCCATTCGTTCTGAATGGAGCGCGTCCCGCGGCGCCGCCCACCCGAGCCGAGGTCTCCCCGAACAGAGGCCTGTTGTccatgccgccgccgccgccgccgccgccggtgcCGTACGTCCTGGCTGCGAAGTCGTCCATGGCCCCCGAAAAACACTCAGCACCGAACCCGCTCGCCTCTCAGCGGCGCCACCTCCTGGAGACGTCGGGCCACTGCAGCATGTCGGCGGAGccgcccgcctcctcctcctcctccgcacgGCGTCCAGGAAGCCGTCAGCGGGCGGATGGCGACATCACGGAGGGCGACCGGCGGCCAGGTGGGCGAGTTACTTTACCTGTggaacaaaaagaaataaaacaatcacAACAGGAAACGATGAACTTTCTCAACTTCCTGCCTGAAGCAACATTTGCATAAGTCACAAGTTTAGGAGCtcatcaaatgttttattttatttctaattTACACAAACATTACACTATTTACTAAATATACACTATTTTTGTTACTTTGACAAAATAATTACAAATCATTGAACTCCTGCATTCAACGCCGtgtgattttaaaatgtttatttttattaaagctGAAACAATTAAGAATTAATTCATCTTTAAAAGGTCGATTATGAAGCTAAAATAATGAACTTTTAATGTTTCTTGCCTCTTAAAATGTGAAAATTAACtgcttttctctttattttatcaTCATAAATTtaacatatttgtgttttgcaCTTTTAATAAGACAAAACATTTGGAGACGTCCCCTTTTCACTTTGTTTTTGTACTACTTTAGGACATTATATAGATTATAATAAATGGTACTTTTTGTGTTAACCGCAGTGGATCCATCAAGTATTTTGAGCATCAAAACTTTAGAAAACACTCAAAGTTATGTTGCTTCTCTTCTATTTCTGATTATTAAACAACAGAAAGCTGATTTTCGTCGCAGCTCCTCCGGCGTCACTTCCTCTATTCTCAGGTGCGATAACGACCACGAGTCACTTCCATctttcaagaaaagaaaaagaaaagaaagaagagtcgtgatgatgacgatggcGGTTTGGAAAGAGGAAGCTGATATGAAACCAAAGTCCAGCTGCATTCTGATTCCTCTACGATGTAAAAGTAGATTTATTTCTGCTAAATCTAAGTTTGatcttgttttatatttttacctAAAAACAAATCGACTGCATCGATAACTGATTCGATCATTTTTAGTCACTTTTTGAGTAAAAACTCCGCGAACGTTAAATCAAATATATGATATCTTCATGAATATATTTGGGTTTCGGACTGTTGCGTAACAAATAACGAGACACGTAAAGCTCTGGGAACTCTTGCTCGCCGACATTAGTAGAAATAGAAATGCTACGTGAATATAATCAccctacaaaataaaatatttctctCCACAAGCTACGGAACAGACAACAGACATGTCATGAGACGTCAAGAATGAACTTTGAACTTCTATTaaagtcctgttttgttttcttgAAGAAGTGGAGTCCTCATATTATTCACTATATGATGTATTTAAAAAGAGAGGCAGGAACAGTCTTTACTGCCTGTAATGGGCTCAATACTATCAACTATAAatagaatttctttttttacctaaACATGCAGAGGGTGTCAAAAATACTTTCCCTTCAGATTTCACACCTCCAATATTAAACAACAATAAATCTGGGTTTATTTATGTAAGAAaacctttgttttctttaatctGCCAAGTGTTTAAGGGCCttatgaagaaaataaacaaccccGAGTGATTTCAGTGTGAGTCCTCGTTTAAAAAACGCATTCTCTCCTCTTGTACATCCTAATTTTTTGATACATCCCTTGAGAAATATAAAGTTTCTTTGTCCGCTCACAACTCTCGGAAATCCAACGTATTCCAGAACACAACTAGACCGCGGGGGAAAGTTTAGGCTCGGCTCGTCGTTACAACCTGACGCACATCCCACTTCGGTGGCGTCGGCTCAGACGcaacaaaaacccaaaaaggaaggcgtgtgAAGCACATGATAActacggggggggagggggagacaacATCTCCAGAGAGgttaaaatatagatatatagatatatgtttgAACACCCTGTTTTCCCAAAGACGGCCGCTTCCTTTCTAGGTCAGGAGGCAGGAAAGGAAACAAAACCTCtgcacagcttcctcagcagaAAAAACACACGCAGTGCAAAACAAGAGCTTCATTATGAAGGAACACACAACTGTCCTAAAGCCACATTCCTGCAGAGCCTTGTGATTCTCTAGGCTCCTTTAAAAACAAGACTTAACTGAGCTAAGAACATATTTGCAATGACACCTCAGTAAGCCATTTTAACTAAACAAATGTAGGAAACAAGTATTGATTCAGTCATTATCCTGCAGGCTAGTGTAGAAAGTAAATACTTATGTGAATATGTGCTTTAGAAAAGTTGTTGTTAGAAAACCATCATTTAAATCTGCTGCTCAACACATTACTTATTTCAAAAGACTCAGTTTCAATCCTTCATTATCGATTAATGTGGGGATTATTTCCTCAATTCTTCAGATAAtctataaaaagtaaaaacagcAGCGAAATATGGTTCATAACAAGTACTGGAAATGTCTCGTTTTGTCTCACCGACAAACAACAACCCAAAGATATTCACTTTTAACTATTatagatgattttttttaaacaatgaatgtataaaagtcaataaatcactgttgggattaaaaaaacacttatgACTTTCAATTAAAAGATCAAAAAGATTACACAAATTAGTTGTTCCGTTGATCCACTAATCTATTAAATCAACTCTTTCAGCTCCATTACCAATTATGTCACATGAATAAAACCACAATGAAAGGTTTATGTTGAAAATAAGATGCAATtcaattttaaaataaagaaagctAATTtaatttctgtctttttttaggGGGATTGACAGATTTGAAGACAGCGTAAGAACTTGTAAACAACTTTTAGGTGCATTTCAGGcccttttttttcaatgaatgtCAACACAGAATCAATTCACATTAAATATAGAattaaatatagaatatatatgtatgcaaggGTTACAATCAACGTTAAGTTGTCGTGCAGCTGCAGTAGAAACGACAGCTGCGTGTTTTTGGTTGGAAAGTtcagacaccagagacaccattAGTGTGACAGCCGCCACATACCAGACAGGTAAACATCTCACCTAGCTAACACACACCTTTACCTTTAAACCAAACAGCTCGTGCGCCCCGTCAGTGACAACCAGAAGCGGGTGAACGCTCCCTCCCCGTAGCTCACCGTTCAGAGGAACACACGCCGGTGAAACACCCGCAATATTTAGTTATTAACACAACAAACCGGGTATGAGAAGAGCCGTAAAACGACCTGCTAGCGTTGACGTTACAACTTCAC
This is a stretch of genomic DNA from Pseudoliparis swirei isolate HS2019 ecotype Mariana Trench chromosome 10, NWPU_hadal_v1, whole genome shotgun sequence. It encodes these proteins:
- the tmem243b gene encoding transmembrane protein 243b; the encoded protein is MDDFAARTYGTGGGGGGGGMDNRPLFGETSARDRIINLAVGGFTSLVVLTTVISSFVFPSLPPRPLNVFFAACILLTCGSAIVLIVWYRQGDLEPKFRNLIYFMLASIVLLCLCANLYFHDVR